A genomic region of Fodinisporobacter ferrooxydans contains the following coding sequences:
- the lysA gene encoding diaminopimelate decarboxylase, producing MYLHGTSKRNEHGQLSIGGVEAVELAKQFGTPLYVYDEQLLRDNCRAYIHAFQQSGMKFQVTYASKAFCTMAMCKLVEQEGLGLDVVSGGELHTAVQAGFPVERIHFHGNNKSLEEISYALDIGIGTFIVDNFYELQVLEHLAAEKEKSCHVMLRITPGVEAHTHEYITTGQEDSKFGFDLGSGAVRKAIDLALKKDHLQLIGLHMHIGSQIFETTGFQIAIERVADVYREVLNTHNLELPVVNLGGGLGIRYTSEDTPLKIEHFVSTLTDVIQQEFSARNLHYPEIWLEPGRSIVATAGTTLYTVGSRKEIPGVRTYLAVDGGMSDNLRPALYQAKYEATIANRMNQPHDEVVSIAGKCCESGDMLIWDIPLPKTEPGDILAVSCTGAYHYSMANNYNRIARPAVVFVKDGRGEIVVRRESAEDIVRCDRIPDSLRA from the coding sequence GTTGAGTTGGCCAAACAATTTGGCACGCCTTTATATGTGTATGATGAACAGTTGCTAAGGGACAACTGCCGAGCGTACATTCATGCATTTCAGCAATCGGGAATGAAATTTCAAGTGACATATGCATCGAAAGCGTTCTGTACGATGGCCATGTGCAAGCTGGTAGAGCAGGAAGGATTGGGGCTGGATGTCGTGTCCGGCGGGGAGTTGCATACAGCCGTGCAAGCAGGGTTTCCCGTTGAACGCATTCATTTTCATGGGAATAATAAATCTTTGGAAGAAATTTCTTACGCTCTCGATATCGGCATCGGAACGTTTATTGTGGACAATTTTTATGAATTGCAAGTATTGGAGCACTTGGCCGCTGAGAAAGAGAAATCTTGTCATGTCATGTTGCGGATTACGCCAGGGGTGGAAGCACATACACATGAGTATATTACGACAGGCCAGGAAGATTCCAAATTCGGATTTGATTTGGGAAGCGGTGCCGTTCGAAAGGCAATCGATTTGGCGTTAAAAAAAGACCATTTACAATTGATTGGCTTGCATATGCACATCGGTTCGCAGATTTTTGAAACGACAGGCTTTCAAATCGCGATCGAACGGGTAGCTGATGTATACAGAGAAGTTTTGAATACACATAATCTGGAATTGCCTGTAGTAAATCTCGGCGGCGGTTTGGGAATACGCTATACGAGTGAAGATACGCCGCTAAAAATCGAACATTTTGTATCGACACTTACAGACGTAATCCAGCAGGAATTCTCCGCTCGCAACCTGCACTATCCGGAAATTTGGCTGGAGCCGGGCCGCAGTATCGTGGCGACGGCAGGCACGACTTTGTACACGGTTGGGTCGCGCAAAGAAATTCCGGGTGTTCGCACATATTTGGCTGTCGATGGCGGCATGTCCGATAATTTGCGGCCTGCACTGTATCAGGCAAAGTATGAAGCGACAATCGCGAACAGGATGAATCAGCCTCATGATGAAGTTGTGTCGATTGCAGGCAAATGCTGTGAGAGCGGGGATATGCTGATTTGGGATATTCCTTTGCCGAAAACAGAGCCAGGCGATATTTTGGCTGTTTCCTGCACCGGTGCGTATCACTATTCGATGGCCAACAATTATAATCGCATTGCCCGGCCTGCTGTCGTGTTTGTCAAAGATGGCCGCGGGGAAATCGTAGTGCGCAGAGAGTCGGCAGAAGATATTGTTCGTTGCGATCGGATTCCCGATTCACTCCGGGCGTAG
- a CDS encoding D-alanyl-D-alanine carboxypeptidase family protein — MKRTNTIDPIRNWVRTICLLTVCIVTLNVSFTASAHAFQLTESSQTVTDTNIEHTNQTQPNNPPALAAQSAILIDMKTGEVLYAKHPDDRHYPASITKILTAILALEHSKLSDLVTTSKLATEQDGNRIYLVEDEQETMEHMLYGLLLNSGNDAAVAIAEHVAGSVPAFADLMNEKAKQIGATHSHFVTPNGLHDPNHYTSAHDMALIARYAMQISEFRQLVATKYYPWHGKEWDSELVNLNRLLWTYDGATGIKTGYTDQAQQTAVVSATRGNSSLLAVLLDIQGLDEARKESAELLDYGFSDFQNVRLMKKGTEVTTLHVQGEPPIPAVAMNDTWYMERKAAKPEIRTHVRVFPITTPVKAGTKVGEVEFMDGQTIIARTPVAIVKDVTLSSASQSFLARDSTDTLLFALLLFLIGAGWFVRQKKRQMKFPQMTETGKRFLYRSDES; from the coding sequence GTTTCAGCTAACGGAATCCAGTCAAACTGTAACCGACACAAATATAGAACATACAAATCAAACGCAACCAAATAACCCGCCTGCATTGGCTGCCCAATCGGCAATTTTAATCGATATGAAAACAGGCGAAGTGTTATATGCAAAACACCCGGATGATCGACATTATCCAGCCAGCATTACAAAAATTCTGACAGCCATACTGGCCCTCGAGCACAGCAAATTATCCGATCTGGTTACAACGAGCAAATTGGCGACCGAACAAGACGGAAACCGGATTTATCTGGTGGAAGACGAACAGGAAACGATGGAACATATGCTGTACGGATTGTTGTTGAATTCCGGAAATGATGCGGCGGTGGCAATCGCCGAACATGTGGCCGGATCGGTTCCTGCTTTTGCCGATCTGATGAATGAGAAAGCAAAACAAATCGGAGCTACTCACAGCCATTTTGTAACGCCAAACGGACTGCATGATCCCAACCACTATACAAGTGCGCATGATATGGCATTGATTGCACGCTATGCCATGCAAATATCCGAATTTCGACAACTTGTCGCAACAAAATATTATCCATGGCACGGCAAAGAATGGGATTCCGAACTTGTCAATCTCAATCGTCTGCTTTGGACATACGATGGTGCTACCGGAATCAAAACCGGCTATACGGACCAAGCCCAACAAACTGCCGTCGTCAGCGCCACCCGCGGAAATTCTTCTTTGTTGGCTGTACTGCTGGACATTCAAGGCTTAGATGAGGCGAGAAAAGAATCTGCCGAATTACTGGATTATGGGTTTTCCGATTTTCAAAACGTTCGTCTGATGAAAAAGGGAACGGAAGTCACGACACTTCACGTTCAGGGAGAGCCGCCGATTCCTGCCGTTGCGATGAACGACACTTGGTATATGGAGCGCAAAGCGGCAAAACCCGAGATTCGGACACATGTACGTGTATTCCCAATCACAACACCTGTCAAAGCAGGAACCAAAGTAGGTGAAGTGGAATTTATGGACGGACAAACCATCATTGCAAGAACGCCTGTTGCGATTGTGAAGGATGTCACTCTGTCTTCCGCTTCCCAATCCTTTCTGGCAAGGGATTCAACCGACACGCTGCTTTTCGCACTGCTCCTTTTTCTGATTGGCGCAGGCTGGTTTGTACGGCAAAAAAAGCGCCAGATGAAGTTTCCCCAAATGACGGAAACGGGAAAACGTTTTTTGTACAGGTCAGACGAATCATAA